A genomic region of Ptychodera flava strain L36383 unplaced genomic scaffold, AS_Pfla_20210202 Scaffold_76__1_contigs__length_567409_pilon, whole genome shotgun sequence contains the following coding sequences:
- the LOC139128888 gene encoding uncharacterized protein, with product MLHAITACGLREEHYETMCNAANMGTIKKEYRKTFVSQYEPIVTCAADESREDALLEEIASYDGDRLGSIDVMSDARHGTRKNAKQSDIVFLGDKTHKCIFKEVVTRTDDRCTQRHEMAGVRKFTNGQMRRNIHDDCLEQSRCRTVDPD from the exons ATGCTTCACGCAATTACAGCTTGTGGTTTGCGCGAAGAACACTATGAAACCATGTGTAATGCTGCGAACATGGGAACTATAAAAAAAGAGTACAGAAAAACAT TCGTTAGTCAATACGAGCCAATTGTAACGTGTGCTGCGGACGAAAGTAGAGAAGACGCCCTTCTTGAG GAGATTGCATCTTATGACGGGGATCGACTGGGTTCTATAGATGTCATGTCGGATGCTCGCCATGGAACCcgtaaaaatgcaaaacagagcGACATCGTCTTTCTTGGAGATAA GACCCACAAATGTATATTCAAGGAAGTTGTTACCAGAACTGACGACAGATGTACACAGAGGCATGAGATGGCAGGAGTGAGGAAATTTACGAATGGGCAGATGAGAAGG aatATCCACGATGACTGCCTTGAGCAATCTAGATGCCGTACTGTAGATCCAGACTAA